In a genomic window of Colius striatus isolate bColStr4 chromosome 2, bColStr4.1.hap1, whole genome shotgun sequence:
- the PACC1 gene encoding proton-activated chloride channel isoform X3, with product MLRSEVSASYQELSEDVERVSGNPAEEREGEMEVHEDSSSVILPDSELGTTAPSLRFSKTCLKNVFSVILLFIYLLLMAVAVFLVYQTISDFREKLKHPVMSVSYKEVSLYDAPGIAFYPGKARLVSCKHHYYDPGQPGDTECTTRRINYTDPFTNQTMKYALVVQGPRDVKKKELVFLQFHLNGTDQDFSAIDYLLFSSFQEFINSPEKAEFMKDCESSYSSWKFSGGFRTWVKMSLVKTKEEDGSETVEFKQEIITANPWNMIALLCGIFLALFKAADFAKLSVKWMIKIRKRHLKRSRQVMNHIN from the exons CTGAGTGAAGATGTGGAGCGAGTATCTGGAAAcccagcagaggagagagaaggagagatggAAGTTCATGAAGATTCCAGCTCTGTTATTTTACCAG ATAGTGAGCTGGGTACCACTGCCCCTTCTTTGCGTTTCAGCAAGACCTGCCTAAAGAATGTTTTTTCAGTAATTCTCCTGTTTATTTATCTGCTACTCATGGCTGTAGCTGTGTTCCTTGTCTACCAAACCATCAGTGACTTCAGGGAGAAGCTCAAGCACCCAGTAATGTCTGTCTCCTACAAGGAAGTGTCCTTATACGATGCACCTG GTATTGCCTTTTACCCAGGCAAGGCTCGACTGGTTAGCTGCAAACATCATTACTATGATCCAGGTCAACCAGGAGACACTGAATGCACCACTCGGAGAATCAACTACACGGATCCCTTTACTAATCAAACTATG AAATACGCTTTGGTTGTTCAAGGCCCTCGTGATGTGAAGAAAAAGGAACTGGTGTTTttacagtttcatttaaatggaacagaCCAAGACTTTAGTGCCATCGACTAccttctgttttcatctttccAAGAGTTCATCAACAG TCCAGAAAAAGCAGAATTCATGAAGGACTGTGAAAGTTCATACTCCAGCTGGAAGTTTTCCGGAGGCTTTCGAACATGGGTCAAGATGTCCTTggtgaaaacaaaagaagaagatGGGAGCGAGACGGTGGAATTCAAacaagag ATTATCACAGCAAATCCCTGGAACATGATTGCTCTTCTCTGCGGCATCTTCTTGGCTCTGTTTAAGGCAGCAGACTTTGCTAAGCTAAGTGTGAAGTGGATGATCAAAATCCGAAAGAGGCATCTGAAGAGGAGTCGTCAAGTAATGAACCACATAAACTGA
- the PACC1 gene encoding proton-activated chloride channel isoform X4 — MLRSEVSASYQELSEDVERVSGNPAEEREGEMEVHEDSSSVILPAVFLVYQTISDFREKLKHPVMSVSYKEVSLYDAPGIAFYPGKARLVSCKHHYYDPGQPGDTECTTRRINYTDPFTNQTMKYALVVQGPRDVKKKELVFLQFHLNGTDQDFSAIDYLLFSSFQEFINSPEKAEFMKDCESSYSSWKFSGGFRTWVKMSLVKTKEEDGSETVEFKQETSVVTYIDQRTKPQSDQLFFVVFEWKDPFIQTVQAIITANPWNMIALLCGIFLALFKAADFAKLSVKWMIKIRKRHLKRSRQVMNHIN, encoded by the exons CTGAGTGAAGATGTGGAGCGAGTATCTGGAAAcccagcagaggagagagaaggagagatggAAGTTCATGAAGATTCCAGCTCTGTTATTTTACCAG CTGTGTTCCTTGTCTACCAAACCATCAGTGACTTCAGGGAGAAGCTCAAGCACCCAGTAATGTCTGTCTCCTACAAGGAAGTGTCCTTATACGATGCACCTG GTATTGCCTTTTACCCAGGCAAGGCTCGACTGGTTAGCTGCAAACATCATTACTATGATCCAGGTCAACCAGGAGACACTGAATGCACCACTCGGAGAATCAACTACACGGATCCCTTTACTAATCAAACTATG AAATACGCTTTGGTTGTTCAAGGCCCTCGTGATGTGAAGAAAAAGGAACTGGTGTTTttacagtttcatttaaatggaacagaCCAAGACTTTAGTGCCATCGACTAccttctgttttcatctttccAAGAGTTCATCAACAG TCCAGAAAAAGCAGAATTCATGAAGGACTGTGAAAGTTCATACTCCAGCTGGAAGTTTTCCGGAGGCTTTCGAACATGGGTCAAGATGTCCTTggtgaaaacaaaagaagaagatGGGAGCGAGACGGTGGAATTCAAacaagag acCAGTGTGGTTACCTACATTGACCAGAGAACTAAACCACAAAGTGACCAGCTGTTTTTTGTGGTATTTGAATGGAAAGATCCTTTTATACAGACTGTTCAAGCT ATTATCACAGCAAATCCCTGGAACATGATTGCTCTTCTCTGCGGCATCTTCTTGGCTCTGTTTAAGGCAGCAGACTTTGCTAAGCTAAGTGTGAAGTGGATGATCAAAATCCGAAAGAGGCATCTGAAGAGGAGTCGTCAAGTAATGAACCACATAAACTGA
- the PACC1 gene encoding proton-activated chloride channel isoform X1, which translates to MLRSEVSASYQELSEDVERVSGNPAEEREGEMEVHEDSSSVILPDSELGTTAPSLRFSKTCLKNVFSVILLFIYLLLMAVAVFLVYQTISDFREKLKHPVMSVSYKEVSLYDAPGIAFYPGKARLVSCKHHYYDPGQPGDTECTTRRINYTDPFTNQTMKYALVVQGPRDVKKKELVFLQFHLNGTDQDFSAIDYLLFSSFQEFINSPEKAEFMKDCESSYSSWKFSGGFRTWVKMSLVKTKEEDGSETVEFKQETSVVTYIDQRTKPQSDQLFFVVFEWKDPFIQTVQAIITANPWNMIALLCGIFLALFKAADFAKLSVKWMIKIRKRHLKRSRQVMNHIN; encoded by the exons CTGAGTGAAGATGTGGAGCGAGTATCTGGAAAcccagcagaggagagagaaggagagatggAAGTTCATGAAGATTCCAGCTCTGTTATTTTACCAG ATAGTGAGCTGGGTACCACTGCCCCTTCTTTGCGTTTCAGCAAGACCTGCCTAAAGAATGTTTTTTCAGTAATTCTCCTGTTTATTTATCTGCTACTCATGGCTGTAGCTGTGTTCCTTGTCTACCAAACCATCAGTGACTTCAGGGAGAAGCTCAAGCACCCAGTAATGTCTGTCTCCTACAAGGAAGTGTCCTTATACGATGCACCTG GTATTGCCTTTTACCCAGGCAAGGCTCGACTGGTTAGCTGCAAACATCATTACTATGATCCAGGTCAACCAGGAGACACTGAATGCACCACTCGGAGAATCAACTACACGGATCCCTTTACTAATCAAACTATG AAATACGCTTTGGTTGTTCAAGGCCCTCGTGATGTGAAGAAAAAGGAACTGGTGTTTttacagtttcatttaaatggaacagaCCAAGACTTTAGTGCCATCGACTAccttctgttttcatctttccAAGAGTTCATCAACAG TCCAGAAAAAGCAGAATTCATGAAGGACTGTGAAAGTTCATACTCCAGCTGGAAGTTTTCCGGAGGCTTTCGAACATGGGTCAAGATGTCCTTggtgaaaacaaaagaagaagatGGGAGCGAGACGGTGGAATTCAAacaagag acCAGTGTGGTTACCTACATTGACCAGAGAACTAAACCACAAAGTGACCAGCTGTTTTTTGTGGTATTTGAATGGAAAGATCCTTTTATACAGACTGTTCAAGCT ATTATCACAGCAAATCCCTGGAACATGATTGCTCTTCTCTGCGGCATCTTCTTGGCTCTGTTTAAGGCAGCAGACTTTGCTAAGCTAAGTGTGAAGTGGATGATCAAAATCCGAAAGAGGCATCTGAAGAGGAGTCGTCAAGTAATGAACCACATAAACTGA
- the PACC1 gene encoding proton-activated chloride channel isoform X2 has product MEVHEDSSSVILPDSELGTTAPSLRFSKTCLKNVFSVILLFIYLLLMAVAVFLVYQTISDFREKLKHPVMSVSYKEVSLYDAPGIAFYPGKARLVSCKHHYYDPGQPGDTECTTRRINYTDPFTNQTMKYALVVQGPRDVKKKELVFLQFHLNGTDQDFSAIDYLLFSSFQEFINSPEKAEFMKDCESSYSSWKFSGGFRTWVKMSLVKTKEEDGSETVEFKQETSVVTYIDQRTKPQSDQLFFVVFEWKDPFIQTVQAIITANPWNMIALLCGIFLALFKAADFAKLSVKWMIKIRKRHLKRSRQVMNHIN; this is encoded by the exons atggAAGTTCATGAAGATTCCAGCTCTGTTATTTTACCAG ATAGTGAGCTGGGTACCACTGCCCCTTCTTTGCGTTTCAGCAAGACCTGCCTAAAGAATGTTTTTTCAGTAATTCTCCTGTTTATTTATCTGCTACTCATGGCTGTAGCTGTGTTCCTTGTCTACCAAACCATCAGTGACTTCAGGGAGAAGCTCAAGCACCCAGTAATGTCTGTCTCCTACAAGGAAGTGTCCTTATACGATGCACCTG GTATTGCCTTTTACCCAGGCAAGGCTCGACTGGTTAGCTGCAAACATCATTACTATGATCCAGGTCAACCAGGAGACACTGAATGCACCACTCGGAGAATCAACTACACGGATCCCTTTACTAATCAAACTATG AAATACGCTTTGGTTGTTCAAGGCCCTCGTGATGTGAAGAAAAAGGAACTGGTGTTTttacagtttcatttaaatggaacagaCCAAGACTTTAGTGCCATCGACTAccttctgttttcatctttccAAGAGTTCATCAACAG TCCAGAAAAAGCAGAATTCATGAAGGACTGTGAAAGTTCATACTCCAGCTGGAAGTTTTCCGGAGGCTTTCGAACATGGGTCAAGATGTCCTTggtgaaaacaaaagaagaagatGGGAGCGAGACGGTGGAATTCAAacaagag acCAGTGTGGTTACCTACATTGACCAGAGAACTAAACCACAAAGTGACCAGCTGTTTTTTGTGGTATTTGAATGGAAAGATCCTTTTATACAGACTGTTCAAGCT ATTATCACAGCAAATCCCTGGAACATGATTGCTCTTCTCTGCGGCATCTTCTTGGCTCTGTTTAAGGCAGCAGACTTTGCTAAGCTAAGTGTGAAGTGGATGATCAAAATCCGAAAGAGGCATCTGAAGAGGAGTCGTCAAGTAATGAACCACATAAACTGA
- the PACC1 gene encoding proton-activated chloride channel isoform X5 — translation MNWGQLSEDVERVSGNPAEEREGEMEVHEDSSSVILPDSELGTTAPSLRFSKTCLKNVFSVILLFIYLLLMAVAVFLVYQTISDFREKLKHPVMSVSYKEVSLYDAPGIAFYPGKARLVSCKHHYYDPGQPGDTECTTRRINYTDPFTNQTMKYALVVQGPRDVKKKELVFLQFHLNGTDQDFSAIDYLLFSSFQEFINSPEKAEFMKDCESSYSSWKFSGGFRTWVKMSLVKTKEEDGSETVEFKQETSVVTYIDQRTKPQSDQLFFVVFEWKDPFIQTVQAIITANPWNMIALLCGIFLALFKAADFAKLSVKWMIKIRKRHLKRSRQVMNHIN, via the exons CTGAGTGAAGATGTGGAGCGAGTATCTGGAAAcccagcagaggagagagaaggagagatggAAGTTCATGAAGATTCCAGCTCTGTTATTTTACCAG ATAGTGAGCTGGGTACCACTGCCCCTTCTTTGCGTTTCAGCAAGACCTGCCTAAAGAATGTTTTTTCAGTAATTCTCCTGTTTATTTATCTGCTACTCATGGCTGTAGCTGTGTTCCTTGTCTACCAAACCATCAGTGACTTCAGGGAGAAGCTCAAGCACCCAGTAATGTCTGTCTCCTACAAGGAAGTGTCCTTATACGATGCACCTG GTATTGCCTTTTACCCAGGCAAGGCTCGACTGGTTAGCTGCAAACATCATTACTATGATCCAGGTCAACCAGGAGACACTGAATGCACCACTCGGAGAATCAACTACACGGATCCCTTTACTAATCAAACTATG AAATACGCTTTGGTTGTTCAAGGCCCTCGTGATGTGAAGAAAAAGGAACTGGTGTTTttacagtttcatttaaatggaacagaCCAAGACTTTAGTGCCATCGACTAccttctgttttcatctttccAAGAGTTCATCAACAG TCCAGAAAAAGCAGAATTCATGAAGGACTGTGAAAGTTCATACTCCAGCTGGAAGTTTTCCGGAGGCTTTCGAACATGGGTCAAGATGTCCTTggtgaaaacaaaagaagaagatGGGAGCGAGACGGTGGAATTCAAacaagag acCAGTGTGGTTACCTACATTGACCAGAGAACTAAACCACAAAGTGACCAGCTGTTTTTTGTGGTATTTGAATGGAAAGATCCTTTTATACAGACTGTTCAAGCT ATTATCACAGCAAATCCCTGGAACATGATTGCTCTTCTCTGCGGCATCTTCTTGGCTCTGTTTAAGGCAGCAGACTTTGCTAAGCTAAGTGTGAAGTGGATGATCAAAATCCGAAAGAGGCATCTGAAGAGGAGTCGTCAAGTAATGAACCACATAAACTGA